A region from the Azospirillum thermophilum genome encodes:
- a CDS encoding PAS domain-containing protein has product MTKERTELATPSLSGLLDFWLTKCVNGQPPAPETISPVDLRPWKDNIVVFEVIGDDAFVYSYYGKALAAAFGQSRLGATLDDLPPEQRAILLPEYDTVRRERLPVARIHTADFGGRQRSWERLVLPMSSDGATIDKLLVAAYELPAAKVIPHPAGRLPLPVPPSTVKTPGAPA; this is encoded by the coding sequence ATGACGAAGGAAAGAACCGAGCTGGCCACGCCGAGTCTCAGCGGCCTGCTCGATTTCTGGCTCACCAAATGCGTCAACGGGCAGCCGCCGGCTCCCGAGACGATCTCCCCGGTCGATCTCCGGCCATGGAAGGACAATATCGTCGTCTTCGAGGTGATCGGAGACGATGCGTTCGTCTATTCCTATTACGGCAAGGCGCTCGCCGCGGCCTTCGGCCAGTCGCGCCTGGGCGCGACGCTGGACGACCTGCCGCCGGAGCAGCGCGCCATCCTGCTGCCGGAATACGACACCGTGCGGCGGGAGCGGCTGCCGGTCGCCCGCATCCACACCGCCGACTTCGGCGGGCGGCAGCGGAGCTGGGAACGGCTGGTCCTGCCGATGTCGAGCGACGGCGCCACCATCGACAAGCTGCTGGTCGCCGCCTACGAGCTGCCGGCCGCCAAGGTGATCCCGCATCCGGCCGGCCGCCTGCCCCTGCCCGTCCCGCCTTCCACCGTCAAGACTCCCGGAGCCCCGGCATGA
- a CDS encoding DNA translocase FtsK, with protein MTPRTPHLAAPSTQAGVVTADEFNLWCALNGRPFNLIANPRPDGRILWDVEVLPGTPRAGTAYSTNLADEALAVVAGFAFLSGIEWAYEARGTEEPAAHPAAAPAATVPPAPAGGPAAGPAAGPAPAPATTQPPSPGAVAAAAVPAHAPAHVQVPAHVQVPAPAVAEGPVEYPAVYTLPAVALLQNPPPRPPQQHDETVLARNARMLETVLKNFRVRGEIMDVRPGPVVTLYEFEPAPGTKSATVINLTDDIARSMSVVTARIAIVPGRSVIGVELPNPVREMVYLREIFDHPTFRDNSTAQLAIALGKDISGEPVVADLARMPHLLVAGTTGSGKSVAINTMILSLLYRLPPERCRFIMVDPKMLELSVYDGIPHLLTPVVTDPKKAVVALRWAVREMESRYEAMSKLGVRNIEGYNARMAEMIAAGEKMPRRTPPGEPESVFDLTPQDPTPLPYIVVIVDEMADLMLVAGKEIEAAIQRLAQMARAAGIHLIMATQRPSVDVITGTIKANFPTRISFQVTSKIDSRTILGEAGAEQLLGQGDMLYMQGGGRIMRVHGPFVSDAEVEEIVQFVKAQGAPNYVTAITEEEEEPVAMEDDDGGANGSSGDDLYLQAVNLVVREGKVSVSFIQRQLQIGYNRAARLVERMEQERVVGPANHQGKREVLLSPAGLSAKRAGM; from the coding sequence ATGACGCCGCGCACGCCCCACCTCGCCGCCCCGTCGACCCAGGCGGGCGTCGTGACCGCCGACGAGTTCAACCTGTGGTGCGCGCTGAACGGCCGCCCCTTCAACCTGATCGCCAACCCGCGCCCCGACGGCCGCATCCTGTGGGACGTCGAGGTGCTGCCCGGCACGCCGCGCGCCGGCACCGCCTATTCCACCAACCTGGCGGACGAGGCGCTGGCCGTGGTCGCCGGCTTCGCCTTCCTGTCGGGCATCGAGTGGGCCTACGAGGCGCGCGGCACGGAAGAGCCGGCGGCACATCCCGCCGCCGCCCCGGCGGCGACGGTCCCCCCGGCGCCGGCGGGCGGTCCGGCGGCCGGCCCCGCAGCCGGCCCGGCCCCCGCGCCGGCCACCACGCAGCCCCCCTCCCCCGGCGCCGTGGCGGCGGCGGCCGTTCCCGCCCACGCGCCGGCCCACGTCCAGGTACCGGCCCATGTCCAGGTGCCGGCTCCGGCGGTGGCGGAGGGGCCGGTGGAGTATCCGGCCGTCTATACCCTGCCGGCGGTCGCCCTGCTGCAGAACCCGCCGCCGCGCCCGCCGCAGCAGCATGACGAGACGGTGCTGGCGCGCAACGCGCGGATGCTGGAGACGGTGCTGAAGAACTTCCGCGTCCGCGGCGAGATCATGGACGTGCGGCCCGGCCCGGTGGTGACGCTCTACGAGTTCGAGCCGGCGCCCGGCACCAAGTCGGCCACCGTCATCAACCTGACCGACGACATCGCCCGCTCGATGAGCGTGGTGACCGCGCGTATCGCCATCGTCCCCGGCCGCAGCGTGATCGGCGTCGAGCTGCCGAACCCGGTGCGCGAGATGGTCTATCTGCGCGAGATCTTCGACCACCCGACCTTCCGCGACAATTCCACCGCCCAGCTCGCCATCGCGCTCGGCAAGGACATCAGCGGCGAGCCGGTGGTGGCCGACCTCGCCCGCATGCCGCACCTGCTGGTCGCCGGCACCACCGGCTCGGGCAAGTCGGTGGCGATCAACACGATGATCCTGTCGCTGCTCTACCGGCTGCCGCCGGAGCGCTGCCGCTTCATCATGGTCGATCCCAAGATGCTGGAGCTGTCGGTCTATGACGGCATCCCGCACCTGCTGACCCCGGTGGTGACCGACCCCAAGAAGGCGGTGGTGGCCCTGCGCTGGGCCGTGCGCGAGATGGAGAGCCGCTACGAGGCGATGTCCAAGCTCGGCGTGCGCAACATCGAGGGCTACAACGCCCGCATGGCGGAGATGATCGCCGCCGGCGAGAAGATGCCGCGCCGCACCCCGCCGGGCGAGCCGGAGTCGGTCTTCGACCTGACGCCGCAGGACCCGACGCCGCTGCCCTACATCGTGGTCATCGTCGACGAGATGGCCGACCTGATGCTGGTGGCGGGCAAGGAGATCGAGGCGGCGATCCAGCGCCTCGCCCAGATGGCGCGCGCCGCCGGCATCCACCTGATCATGGCGACGCAGCGCCCGTCGGTCGACGTCATCACCGGCACCATCAAGGCCAACTTCCCGACCCGCATCAGCTTCCAGGTCACCAGCAAGATCGACAGCCGCACCATCCTGGGCGAGGCGGGGGCGGAACAGCTCCTCGGCCAGGGCGACATGCTCTACATGCAGGGCGGCGGCCGCATCATGCGCGTCCACGGCCCCTTCGTCTCCGACGCCGAGGTCGAGGAGATCGTCCAGTTCGTCAAGGCGCAGGGCGCCCCGAACTACGTCACCGCGATCACCGAGGAGGAGGAGGAGCCGGTCGCCATGGAGGACGACGACGGCGGCGCCAACGGCTCCAGCGGCGACGACCTCTACCTGCAGGCCGTCAACCTGGTGGTGCGCGAGGGCAAGGTGTCGGTCAGCTTCATCCAGCGCCAGCTCCAGATCGGC